A DNA window from Amphiprion ocellaris isolate individual 3 ecotype Okinawa chromosome 8, ASM2253959v1, whole genome shotgun sequence contains the following coding sequences:
- the LOC111588715 gene encoding dual specificity protein phosphatase 7-like produces the protein MSDVTPSKSVEWLQLELESGGTSLLLLDCRSHELYESSHIETAINLAIPGLMLRRFKKGNIPIRTIIPTHEDKDKFMRRCKTDTVVLYDECSVDWQDSGAPASVLGLLLQKLWEDGCKAYYLEGGFVKFHTEYPEHCETLLDSSCPSSSPPMSVLGFGNLRISSDCSDGESDREPSSATESEESPIPSNQPAFPVQILPYLYLGCAKDSTNLDVLGQYNIKYILNVTPNLPNMFEHDGHFRYKQIPISDHWSQNLSQFFPEAISFIDEARSKQCGILVHCLAGISRSVTVTVAYLMQRLNLSLNDAYDFVKRKKSNISPNFNFMGQLLDFERTLGLHSPCDNRSTNEEQLFFTTPTNHNVFQLDTLEST, from the exons ATGTCTGATGTGACGCCGAGTAAAAGCGTGGAATGGCTGCAACTCGAGTTAGAGTCCGGAGGcacttctctgctgctgctggactgcCGCTCACATGAGCTGTACGAGTCATCCCACATAGAGACCGCCATAAACCTGGCCATCCCGGGGCTGATGCTCCGCAGGTTCAAGAAGGGCAACATACCCATCCGGACTATCATCCCCACCCATGAGGATAAGGACAAGTTCATGAGGCGGTGCAAGACGGACACGGTGGTCCTGTACGACGAGTGCTCGGTGGACTGGCAGGACAGCGGCGCCCCGGCGTCCGTTCTGGGTCTACTTCTTCAAAAGCTGTGGGAGGACGGCTGTAAAGCGTATTACCTGGAAG GTGGATTTGTAAAGTTCCACACAGAGTACCCAGAGCACTGTGAGACCCTGCTGGACAGCTCCTGTCCCAGCTCCTCTCCACCGATGTCTGTCCTGGGTTTTGGAAATCTGCGTATCAGCTCGGATTGCTCCGATGGGGAGTCCGACCGAGAGCCCAGCAGCGCCACAGAGTCCGAGGAGAGCCCCATCCCCAGCAATCAGCCTGCCTTCCCCGTCCAAATCCTGCCCTACCTTTACCTGGGCTGCGCCAAAGACTCCACTAACCTGGATGTGCTGGGCCAGTACAACATCAAATACATCCTGAACGTCACACCCAATCTCCCCAACATGTTCGAGCACGACGGCCACTTCAGGTACAAACAGATCCCAATTTCGGACCACTGGAGTCAGAACCTGTCCCAGTTCTTTCCAGAGGCAATATCATTTATAG ATGAAGCTCGATCAAAGCAGTGCGGCATCCTGGTCCACTGCCTGGCCGGCATCAGCCGTTCAGTCACAGTCACTGTGGCCTATCTGATGCAGAGACTTAACCTCTCTCTGAATGATGCTTACGACTTTGTCAAGAGgaaaaagtccaacatttcGCCAAACTTCAACTTCATGGGTCAGCTCTTGGACTTTGAGAGGACGCTAGGGCTGCACAGTCCCTGTGATAACCGCTCTACCAATGAGGAGCAGCTCTTCTTCACCACACCGACCAATCACAACGTCTTTCAGCTGGACACGCTGGAGTCGACATAA